From Arachis stenosperma cultivar V10309 chromosome 2, arast.V10309.gnm1.PFL2, whole genome shotgun sequence, one genomic window encodes:
- the LOC130961774 gene encoding uncharacterized protein LOC130961774 isoform X1: MSIPFVPDFLQERAFDAVSTFLTRQLGYVWDYEKRFVDVSKEVEALKNDRDGVRDKAEEDEGRYGRAIYDNVEEWLGRVDAIVAEYEKFKQEHDDNGEYALAFPFQNLDIRYHRSKKAVDIKERVEGLQNEKHDSISRWQGPPSSMGYALPSVEYEDLDSRKQNMEDVKKALEDSSATMVGVHGLAGMGKTTLIIKAINTLQSREPKLFDMVIMANVGKNPDIRKIQGQIADMLGMTLQEESEYARAIRIREKLKKGKNTLIILDDMYAKVDLDMLGILSESGDEKKKNLILKEGIKSSNPSGSAQTKVETKNVASAGQNLTRQKSRIDGAGQNLTRQKSDIDANRTRTEKKVEDISSGSSKVGKAAQEHHKGCKVLLITEAKRVLSQMDVKANLIISMDIINSDDAKKLFKKKVGITEDKNSDLEPLAIDIAKKCHGLPMSIVTTAKALKNQSRAVWEETLKTLERQKLTGTPEYSTKLSYQLLENEELKHIFLLCACMGQDAFVSDLVRLCIGLGFLEGVYTVREARDKVQMLLMHLKESGLLSNSYSNDRFTMQNLVRNAALLIALEEKDVFVLTKRKLDEWPDDDKLKRYTSIFLHHCDVNAEEFPQSVKCPKLKVFHFHNNHQHFKIPKDFFQEMKELRVLVLIGIDLSALSSSMECLTKLRKLCLEQCINLDEELCINIGKLMKNLRILSFSGSDIKSLPIELKHLSKLQILDLSNCSELKKIPPLLISSLTSLEELYMRNTSVEWRIDNRQNNKNKNASLSELGHLNQITNVDLQIPSVAHLPKNLFFDKLYSYKIVIGSSSTHLEPDFKMPEKYELLRYLAIQEKGGAFDIHSQKGIKMLFERVENLLLEELNGVQDIFYALNLKGFPCLKTLSIASSSGIRSLIKPQERKHSENAFPKLETLHLYKLNNMEQLSFCESLSPSSFRKLKVVKIKLCGLLKNVFLISMVKHLVVLETIEVSECNSLKEIVCVEKNASENLVFQELRTLTLKSLPEFHGFYRISSTAQQKILFDEKVGFSKLERLELSSIQIHQIWKGQNPPFAKLVHLEVNGCGNLENLLSLSMARNMLNLQSISVSECDKMRYIFFKEQGSSDTKKKQVTIFPNLKNIKVSSMKTLSGICNGFEFPIDSFVKLETLVIDECDKLGYVFTSHVGIFQHVSNLRVTNCKSIKAIFDPAWENKPASSKDATTNLQDVHLESLPKLEHVFKFNRKKNQLDGILSLNNLRKIWVQDCERLENIFSVPVAKTLENNLEDLVVSDCSQLREIVAKEEDFDRKISSLTAFNFLKLATIKFLRLPKFKSFYPGTEEIKFPALNNLSIEECEKLEPFREEIIDTQTKPILFPDMVINNLKSIQIESRHATSSTNYDYRRDNLEELHLSKLKDTKILYSFLHSNPNMKNLWLNDCSFEELVPLERLAKIESLGVVPQLKSLKLTDLPNLRRIGFERDPILQRIESLVFQNCSILKTIAPCNVFLSHLTKLEVVDCERLEYLMSPSTARSLGQLNTMKVINCESLKEIVSEKGQGRKEEDNKDNGDIIFKQLGTIELVSLKHLKSFCSSKNCAFQFPTLEKFVVSACPKLKSFSQQEGMNTPMLQKIYVVHEKEKMRSYWTNNLQQTIQYLFKKKMFFEGMEEVSVSDHLAHLQQLWQSKGVGQQENVFKKGLREELFNNLKTLKLSGCEFEPYAIPSNVLFTFKNLKELEVDNCEKITGIFEMNDTKMMGTSFQLKKLTLEALPNVKHVWPPKKKGILSFKNLQIVTVNECKDLRTLFPIALARDLKTLEELDVRDCDELSNIVEAEEAGTVDEHLVFPCLTTLALCYLRSLTDFCSQKFTLECPELNCFDVYDCNDQLELFQSHPEENQNNTSTTKQPLFMNTKDISKMENLTLNWRHTQALGLWLRKFKDENLESLNELYLLDDDGKSNCNVPVELFEKTPNLETLEVSYYCDETLKNILPSHDDEANNNKEILGKLKELYLFKLSELQSMSGVENLSKQLRLLDVSDCPKLTTIVLQSSSNLKELHIESCEALLRLFTSSTARMLIHLEELEVENCESLEEIVGEEQQNATTEDDVIEFKQLERITLRSLESLECFYSGNATLKLPSLIQLDIVDCSKMKVFSHGNVSVSRRIQVSYNSSDDLFFHHHLNAAAVWQFLSEERIVLSDVPDLQEIWAGKVPIPVNCPSCKFQYLEVDGCDFLSDAIIPSHLLPLLTNLEELVVRNCDSVEAIFDVRVKDTPTSDSSTVVIPLKKLTLEKLPILKHVWNNDPIKGGLNFPYLEEVTIDECKRIKNLFPASIAGDNLRELDVGNCEEMEEIVAKDANKELIKFHKLVKLMLFNLPKLRSVISSMMHIPEGCDISSNALLPSHLLSSLNDLKELLVIDCDSIEAIFDVKYSSPTQDTNMIDIPLKTIILENLPTLRHVWNEDPKGGFRLPLLNEVIVKECKCITSLFPASVFKNKVRKLDVRNCVKLEEIVGKNEAITAGKENDEELLMFPCLTTLTLWELPALRCIWSGRQILDWPELKELDVYRCPELKMFAADSENSPYSKAEDQDGIATNDRNDDANEGDNDDANDGDNDDDDDDDDDDDDDDDDDDDDDDDDDDGDGDNNDNDDSVVSPSKIVAPRLQRLSLNKEDIIMIEQGQLQVDLQKILFLKLHSFHDDLHSFPDDVISKIQLTAIEQIAVVDSGFKQIFNSQRPENDTENYTKILSQLKGLVLRDLYKLESIGFEQTWMAPLLENLEYLKILACNCLMNLAPSTVSFSKLTQLNVKDCARLEYLFTSSTANSFAELKRMSISNCELLETVMVGDGDNDNEDVTFPKLSFIYLGNLPKLESFFKGKPNLNFPQLHKIFITECKGMQTFYQGNVVSPELQGVKDTEGEFCQCDDLNTAIKHYLRGEEDDNDSTKQEEEGEEEEEEGSN; this comes from the exons GTGAGTATGCGAGGGCAATTCGCATAAGAGAgaaattgaagaaaggaaaaaacACCCTTATTATCCTAGATGATATGTATGCAAAAGTGGACTTGGATATGTTGGGAATTTTATCAGAGAGTGGCGatgagaaaaagaagaatctcATTCTCAAAGAAGGAATAAAATCTTCCAATCCTTCTGGGTCAGCTCAAACTAAGGTAGAAACAAAGAATGTTGCTAGTGCTGGACAAAATTTGACAAGACAAAAATCGAGAATAGATGGTGCTGGACAAAATTTGACAAGACAAAAATCAGATATAGATG CTAACAGGACGAGAACAGAGAAAAAAGTTGAGGACATTTCTAGTGGTTCTAGTAAAGTAGGGAAAGCAGCACAGGAGCATCACAAAGGGTGCAAGGTTTTGCTAATTACTGAGGCAAAACGAGTGTTGAGCCAAATGGATGTGAAGGCGAATTTAATTATCTCTATGGATATCATAAACTCTGATGACGCTAAGAAATTGTTCAAAAAAAAG GTAGGAATAACAGAAGACAAAAACTCAGATCTTGAACCGCTAGCCATTGACATTGCCAAGAAGTGTCATGGATTGCCCATGTCAATAGTTACAACTGCGAAGGCATTGAAAAATCAAAGCCGCGCAGTTTGGGAGGAGACCCTTAAAACACTTGAAAGGCAAAAACTTACAGGAACCCCGGAGTATTCTACAAAGTTGAGTTATCAACTTTTAGAAAATGAGGAGCTCAAGCATATCTTCTTGCTTTGTGCTTGTATGGGTCAAGATGCATTTGTTTCAGACTTAGTGAGACTATGCATTGGTTTGGGTTTTCTTGAAGGCGTCTACACAGTAAGAGAAGCCAGAGATAAAGTGCAAATGTTGCTCATGCATTTAAAAGAGTCAGGTTTGTTGTCTAACAGTTATTCAAATGATCGTTTCACGATGCAAAACCTTGTTCGCAATGCAGCTTTATTAATAGCATTGGAGGAAAAAGATGTGTTCGTATTGACAAAAAGAAAGCTAGATGAATGGCCTGATGATGATAAACTTAAAAGGTACACTAgcattttcttgcatcattgtGATGTCAACGCCGAAGAGTTTCCTCAAAGTGTAAAATGTCCTAAACTCAAAGTCTTTCACTTCCACAATAACCATCAACACTTCAAAATACCAAAAGACTTTTTCCAAGAAATGAAAGAACTTAGAGTGTTGGTTCTGATTGGCATTGATCTCTCTGCACTGTCTTCATCAATGGAATGCCTAACAAAACTCCGAAAGCTTTGTTTGGAGCAATGCATTAACCTAGATGAGGAATTGTGCATCAATATTGGCAAGTTGATGAAGAATCTAAGAATTCTAAGCTTTTCTGGATCTGATATTAAAAGCTTGCCTATTGAATTGAAGCATTTATCAAAGCTACAAATTCTTGACTTAAGTAATTGCTCGGAGCTAAAAAAAATTCCTCCACTTCTAATATCAAGCCTCACTAGTTTGGAGGAGCTGTACATGAGAAACACTTCGGTTGAATGGAGAATTGATAACAGACagaacaacaaaaacaaaaatgcCAGTCTTTCAGAGTTGGGACATCTAAATCAAATAACAAATGTTGACTTACAAATCCCAAGTGTTGCCCATTTGCCAAAAAACTTATTCTTTGATAAGCTGTACAGCTACAAAATTGTGATCGGCTCGTCGAGCACACATTTGGAGCCAGATTTCAAGATGCCAGAGAAGTACGAACTGCTGAGGTATTTGGCAATACAGGAGAAAGGCGGTGCCTTTGACATTCATTCTCAGAAAGGGATCAAAATGTTGTTCGAAAGAGTTGAGAATTTGTTGCTTGAAGAACTCAACGGTGTCCAAGACATCTTTTATGCACTGAATTTGAAAGGATTTCCATGTCTGAAGACTTTGTCCATTGCAAGTAGTTCTGGCATTCGATCTCTGATTAAGCCGCAGGAGAGGAAGCATTCAGAGAATGCTTTTCCAAAACTGGAGACGTTGCACCTCTATAAGCTTAATAACATGGAGCAATTATCCTTTTGTGAGTCACTTTCACCATCCTCATTTCGTAAACTAAAAGTAGTCAAGATTAAGCTCTGTGGTCTCTTAAAGAACGTCTTCCTAATTTCTATGGTCAAGCATCTGGTTGTTCTTGAAACAATTGAAGTTTCAGAGTGTAACTCTCTAAAGGAGATTGTCTGTGTGGAAAAGAACGCATCTGAGAACCTTGTGTTTCAAGAATTGCGCACTTTGACTTTAAAATCATTACCTGAGTTCCATGGATTCTATCGGATTTCATCTACAGCGCAACAAAAGATATTATTCGACGAAAAA GTTGGATTTTCAAAATTAGAGAGATTGGAGTTGTCCTCCATCCAAATCCACCAAATATGGAAGGGTCAAAATCCTCCTTTTGCAAAATTAGTACACTTGGAGGTGAATGGATGTgggaatttagaaaatttgttgTCATTATCTATGGCAAGAAATATGCTGAATCTCCAAAGCATTTCTGTCAGCGAATGTGACAAGATgagatatatatttttcaaagaGCAAGGCAGCAGTGATACTAAAAAAAAG CAGGTTACCATCTTTCCAAATTTGAAGAATATTAAAGTTAGTAGCATGAAGACTTTGAGTGGGATATGTAATGGTTTTGAATTCCCCATAGATTCCTTTGTCAAGTTGGAGACCCTAGTCATTGATGAGTGTGATAAATTGGGCTATGTTTTCACTTCTCATGTGGGAATATTTCAGCACGTAAGCAACTTAAGGGTTACTAATTGCAAGTCAATCAAAGCTATATTTGACCCAGCTTGGGAAAATAAGCCAGCATCTTCTAAGGATGCAACAACCAACTTGCAAGATGTTCATTTAGAATCACTTCCAAAATTAGAGCATGTGTTCAAGTTCAACAGGAAGAAAAACCAGCTTGATGGGATTCTTAGCTTAAACAATTTGCGTAAGATATGGGTTCAGGATTGTGAAAGGTTGGAAAACATATTTTCAGTTCCTGTCGCCAAAACACTTGAAAATAATCTTGAAGACCTTGTGGTGTCGGATTGCTCTCAATTGAGGGAAATTGTTGCCAAGGAAGAAGACTTCGACAGGAAAATAAGTAGTCTTACCGCATTTAACTTTCTAAAACTGGCAACCATCAAATTTTTAAGACTACCAAAATTCAAGAGTTTCTATCCAGGAACTGAAGAAATAAAATTTCCAGCACTGAACAACTTGTCTATTGAAGAATGTGAAAAATTGGAACCATTCAGAGAAGAAATCATAGATACACAAACAAAGCCTATCCTCTTTCCTGATATG GTAATCAACAATTTGAAGTCAATTCAAATTGAGTCGAGACATGCAACGTCATCGACTAACTATGATTATCGAAGGGACAATCTAGAAGAGCTTCACTTATCTAAATTGAAGGATACTAAAATTCTATATTCTTTCCTTCATAGCAATCCTAATATGAAGAATCTATGGTTGAATGATTGTTCTTTTGAAGAACTGGTGCCACTTGAAAGGCTTGCAAAGATTGAAAGCTTAGGAGTCGTTCCACAGTTAAAAAGCTTGAAGTTAACAGATCTACCAAATCTTCGAAGGATTGGCTTCGAACGAGACCCAAttcttcaaaggatagagtcaTTGGTTTTTCAAAATTGTTCAATATTGAAAACCATAGCACCTTGTAATGTATTTCTCTCACACTTGACAAAGCTTGAAGTGGTTGACTGTGAAAGATTAGAATATTTAATGTCACCATCAACTGCTAGAAGCTTGGGTCAACTCAACACCATGAAGGTAATTAATTGTGAATCTCTTAAGGAAATTGTGTCGGAGAAAGgacaaggaagaaaagaagaagataataaAGACAACGGTGACATCATTTTCAAACAACTGGGAACAATTGAGCTCGTGTCTCTGAAGCACCTCAAAAGCTTTTGCAGCTCCAAGAATTGTGCCTTTCAGTTCCCAACATTAGAGAAATTTGTGGTGAGTGCTTGTCCCAAATTGAAAAGTTTCTCCCAACAAGAAGGTATGAACACGCCAATGTTGCAAAAGATCTATGTTGTTcatgaaaaagagaagatgAGATCGTACTGGACTAACAATTTACAACAAACGATACAATATCTGTTCAAGAAGAAG ATGTTTTTTGAAGGCATGGAAGAAGTAAGTGTTTCTGATCATCTTGCTCATCTACAACAACTATGGCAAAGCAAAGGAGTTGGCCAACAAGAAAATGTGTTCAAAAAAGGGCTACGGGAAGAATTGTTTAACAATTTGAAAACTTTGAAGCTGAGTGGTTGTGAGTTTGAACCATACGCAATTCCATCAAATGTTCTTTTTACTTTCAAGAACTTAAAAGAATTGGAAGTGGATAACTGCGAAAAAATAACAGGCATTTTTGAAATGAATGATACTAAGATGATGGGAACATCGTTCCAACTGAAGAAACTAACTTTGGAAGCGCTACCGAATGTGAAACATGTGTGGCCAcccaaaaaaaaaggaattcTCAGCTTCAAAAATCTACAAATAGTGACTGTCAATGAGTGTAAGGATTTGAGAACTCTATTTCCTATAGCCTTGGCCAGAGATCTTAAGACGCTTGAGGAACTTGATGTTAGAGATTGTGATGAGTTATCCAATATCGTTGAAGCAGAAGAAGCTGGAACTGTTGATGAACATCTTGTGTTTCCTTGTTTAACTACATTGGCATTGTGCTATTTGCGAAGTCTTACTGACTTCTGCTCTCAGAAGTTCACTCTGGAATGCCCTGAGTTAAATTGCTTTGACGTATATGATTGCAATGATCAACTGGAGCTATTTCAGAGTCATCCAGAAGAAAATCAAAACAACACTTCAACTACTAAGCAACCACTTTTCATGAATACAAAG GATATTTCCAAGATGGAAAATTTGACTCTGAATTGGAGACACACTCAAGCATTAGGTTTATGGTTGAGAAAATTTAAGGATGAAAATCTTGAGAGTTTGAATGAACTTTACCTTCTTGATGATGATGGGAAGAGTAACTGTAATGTGCCGGTTGAATTATTTGAGAAGACACCCAACTTGGAAACACTTGAGGTAAGCTATTACTGTGATGAAACTCTCAAAAATATATTGCCCTCCCATGATGATGAagctaataataataaggaaaTTCTTGGAAAGTTAAAAGAATTGTACCTATTCAAATTAAGTGAGTTGCAATCCATGAGTGGGGTAGAAAACTTGTCGAAGCAGCTGCGTCTATTAGATGTTTCTGATTGTCCAAAATTGACAACAATAGTGCTACAATCTTCCTCCAATCTGAAAGAACTGCACATAGAATCATGTGAGGCATTGCTACGTCTATTCACATCTTCAACAGCGAGAATGCTAATACACCTTGAGGAGTTGGAAGTTGAGAATTGTGAATCATTGGAAGAAATTGTGggggaagaacagcagaatgcTACGACGGAAGACGACGTTATTGAATTTAAGCAGCTAGAGAGGATAACCCTTCGATCTTTGGAAAGCCTGGAATGCTTTTATTCAGGGAATGCCACTTTGAAGTTACCTTCTCTCATTCAACTGGACATAGTGGATTGCTCCAAGATGAAAGTTTTCTCTCATGGAAATGTCAGCGTTTCTAGAAGAATTCAAGTTTCGTACAACTCGAGTGATGATTTGTTCTTCCACCATCATCTTAATGCTGCTGCAGTATGGCAGTTTCTTAGTGag GAACGTATAGTTCTTAGTGATGTTCCTGATCTACAAGAAATATGGGCTGGTAAGGTGCCAATCCCAGTTAACTGCCCCAGTTGCAAGTTCCAATACTTAGAGGTGGATGGGTGTGATTTTTTATCTGATGCAATAATTCCATCTCATTTACTTCCTCTTTTAACTAATCTAGAAGAGTTGGtggtgcgaaattgtgattctgtTGAGGCAATATTTGATGTCAGAGTCAAAGATACTCCAACATCTGATTCAAGCACAGTGGTTATTCCATTGAAGAAATTGACTTTGGAGAAATTGCCAATTCTGAAGCATGTTTGGAACAATGATCCTATTAAAGGAGGTCTCAACTTTCCTTATCTGGAAGAAGTTACTATTGATGAATGTAAGAGAATAAAGAATCTGTTTCCAGCTTCAATTGCCGGAGATAACCTAAGAGAATTAGATGTGGGAAACTGTGAAGAGATGGAGGAGATTGTTGCTAAAGATGCAAATAAAGAGCTCATAAAGTTCCACAAGCTAGTCAAGTTAATGCTGTTTAATTTACCAAAATTGAGGAGCGTTATTAGTTCCATGATGCATATTCCAGAAGGGTGTGATATTTCATCAAATGCATTACTACCATCTCATTTACTTTCTTCCCTGAATGATTTGAAAGAGTTGCTGGTGATAGACTGTGATTCTATTGAGGCAATATTTGATGTAAAATATTCATCACCAACACAAGATACAAACATGATTGACATTCCCTTGAAGACAATAATTTTGGAAAACCTGCCAACTTTAAGGCATGTGTGGAACGAGGATCCTAAAGGTGGTTTCAGGCTTCCGTTGCTAAATGAAGTCATTGTGAAGGAATGTAAATGCATAACAAGTTTGTTTCCGGCatcagttttcaaaaataaggtACGAAAATTAGATGTGAGAAACTGTGTGAAGCTAGAGGAAATTGTTGGAAAAAATGAAGCCATAACTGCAGGGAAAGAAAATGATGAGGAACTTCTAATGTTCCCTTGCTTAACCACCTTGACACTTTGGGAATTGCCTGCTCTAAGGTGCATTTGGTCTGGGAGGCAAATTCTAGATTGGCCCGAGTTAAAAGAGTTGGATGTTTATCGTTGTCCAGAGCTGAAGATGTTTGCAGCTGATTCAGAAAATTCTCCATATTCAAAAGCAGAGGATCAAGATGGCATTGCAACAAATGACAGGAATGACGATGCCAATGAAGGTGACAATGATGATGCTAATGATGGtgacaatgatgatgatgatgatgatgatgatgatgatgatgatgatgatgatgatgatgatgatgatgatgatgacgacgACGATGGTGATGGTGACAACAATGACAACGATGACAGTGTGGTGTCACCTTCAAAG ATTGTTGCTCCCCGTTTGCAACGACTCTCGCTCAACAAGGAAGACATCATAATGATTGAGCAAGGACAACTTCAAGTGGACCTCCAAAAAATCTTATTCCTCAAATTGCATAGTTTCCATGATGACTTACATTCATTTCCAGATGATGTCATCTCAAAGATTCAACTAACTGCTATAGAACAGATCGCGGTGGTCGATAGTGGCTTCAAACAGATATTCAACTCACAAAGGCCTGAGAATGACACAGAAAATTATACCAAAATTCTTTCACAGCTTAAAGGCTTGGTTCTTAGGGATTTATACAAGCTTGAATCCATAGGCTTCGAGCAAACCTGGATGGCCCCACTTCTTGAAAATCTTGAATACTTGAAAATTTTGGCATGTAATTGTTTGATGAACTTGGCACCATCCACTGTCTCATTCTCCAAACTGACTCAGTTGAATGTAAAGGATTGTGCAAGATTGGAATATTTGTTTACATCCTCAACTGCTAACAGTTTTGCTGAACTGAAAAGGATGTCCATATCAAACTGTGAGTTGTTAGAGACAGTAATGGTTGGAGATGGAGACAATGATAACGAAGATGTGACGTTCCCCAAGCTCTCATTTATTTATCTTGGCAACTTGCCAAAGCTTGAAAGTTTTTTCAAGGGGAAGCCAAACTTGAATTTTCCACAGTTGCATAAAATTTTCATAACTGAATGCAAGGGTATGCAAACTTTCTATCAAGGTAATGTGGTATCACCCGAGCTACAAGGGGTGAAAGATACAGAGGGAGAATTTTGCCAGTGTGATGATCTGAATACTGCCATCAAACATTATTTGAGAGGCGAAGAAGACGACAATGACTCAACCAAGCAGGAGGAAGAaggcgaagaagaagaagaagaaggctCGAATTAA